Part of the bacterium genome, GACATCAGGTAGGCGACCTCCTCCTCGGCGATGGGCGAGATGGCGGCCTCGTGGGAGAGCTCCGCGTGCGGGACCCCGTCGGCTTCCAGCTCGGGGACCGCGACGATCGCCGCTTCCGGGGAGACGAGCATCCCGCGACACTCGAGGCGGGCGCGACAGCGGTCCGTGCGGGCCACGAGCTGGCCGCGCGCCCACGTCCGCGAGCGCCCCTCGCCGATGGTCCGGGTGATCGTCTCGCTGGAGCTGCCGTCGCCCTCGTGGACGACGCGGCTGCCGATGTCGATCAGCGAGTCGCCGCGAGCGCAGACGACGGCCTGGAAGCGGGCCCGCGCGTTCGCCCCGCGCAGAAGAACCGCCGGGCACATCTGGAGCGTGCGCACCGCGCCGAAGAGCACGTAGTTCGAGACGTAGGTCCCGCCCTCCTCGATGACGACCGCCGAGCGCGGCCGCACGTCGATCCCCTCGCCCCAGCGGTGGATCATGGTGAACGTCAGCGACCCGCCGTGGCGCACGACGAACTCGCTGACGCCGATGTGCAGCCCCCCGGCGGCGCGTTGGACCGCGCAGCCCGTGATCACGTGCAGGGAGGCCCCCGCCTCGACGAGCACCACATTGTGCAGGTTCTGCGAGAGGGCCGTCTCGTCGAGGAGCAGGCAGGCCTGCACCGGGTCCACGATCCGCGCGCCGGGGCGCGCCCGCAGGCAGTAGCCCCCGGTCGGACGCAGCGCCGCGGCGGCGGTGTACTTGTCGGCGCCGGGGTCCGCGACCCGCCACCAGACCTCCTCGACCCACGGCGGCCGGCCG contains:
- a CDS encoding SufD family Fe-S cluster assembly protein produces the protein RQEVLARAAAACDLPARYGPDLDLRRFHMEPRAGAGDAPDREVRAAALAAGVDLDAGDRAGSFVQRDQRLLARSVAERFAGALDVAWSADPGGRPPWVEEVWWRVADPGADKYTAAAALRPTGGYCLRARPGARIVDPVQACLLLDETALSQNLHNVVLVEAGASLHVITGCAVQRAAGGLHIGVSEFVVRHGGSLTFTMIHRWGEGIDVRPRSAVVIEEGGTYVSNYVLFGAVRTLQMCPAVLLRGANARARFQAVVCARGDSLIDIGSRVVHEGDGSSSETITRTIGEGRSRTWARGQLVARTDRCRARLECRGMLVSPEAAIVAVPELEADGVPHAELSHEAAISPIAEEEVAYLMSRGLAREEAVAAITRGFLNVDLPGLPPALERSIRDALAATPAGSL